In Candidatus Cybelea sp., a single window of DNA contains:
- a CDS encoding DUF4239 domain-containing protein, whose protein sequence is MPSAQRGRVRRDVLLYARLMVDREWPAMRAATYDKDADLIVMDAIGAAGGFNPANLKETNAQSATLQQLGALHDYRWRRLADNTFALSPFEWLVLLIGATAIVGFCWLFGLENKNVHLLMTSAVTIVVTATLVLLFELQYPFQSDLL, encoded by the coding sequence ATGCCGTCCGCCCAGCGCGGCCGGGTGCGCCGTGACGTGCTGCTCTACGCCAGACTAATGGTCGACCGCGAGTGGCCCGCGATGCGCGCCGCGACCTACGACAAAGATGCCGATCTCATCGTGATGGATGCGATAGGCGCCGCGGGCGGATTCAATCCGGCGAACCTCAAGGAGACTAATGCGCAAAGCGCCACCCTGCAGCAGCTGGGCGCACTGCACGACTACCGTTGGCGACGCCTCGCCGATAACACCTTCGCGCTCTCACCCTTCGAGTGGCTCGTCCTGCTGATCGGCGCGACTGCGATTGTCGGATTCTGCTGGCTCTTCGGGCTCGAGAACAAGAACGTGCATCTGCTGATGACGTCTGCTGTGACCATCGTCGTGACCGCTACCCTCGTGCTGCTCTTCGAGCTGCAGTATCCGTTTCAGAGCGATCTGCTGTGA
- a CDS encoding STAS domain-containing protein, whose product MQCVNLQPTKPETLDVFVVDLVGEFDLSERDRLMDAFGTAKSARLVFANLAKTSYMDSTALECLVHLHAMTRMRGAAFILLGVQGTVQRLFEICDLDKVFDIRSTLSDLGMASITARRLTVESRARA is encoded by the coding sequence ATGCAGTGTGTGAACCTTCAGCCCACCAAGCCTGAGACGCTCGACGTTTTCGTCGTCGATCTCGTGGGAGAGTTCGATCTCTCGGAACGCGACCGTCTAATGGATGCCTTTGGAACCGCAAAGAGCGCGCGGCTCGTCTTCGCGAACCTCGCAAAGACGTCGTACATGGATTCGACCGCCCTCGAGTGCTTGGTACACCTTCACGCGATGACCCGCATGCGCGGCGCCGCCTTCATTCTGCTGGGCGTGCAGGGAACCGTGCAGCGCCTCTTTGAGATCTGCGACTTGGATAAGGTCTTCGACATCCGCAGCACGCTCAGCGATCTGGGGATGGCCTCCATTACCGCGCGCCGGCTTACGGTCGAATCGCGCGCGAGAGCCTAA
- a CDS encoding VOC family protein: MNTTNVSTAQSIYPSVRYIDAVAAIAWLKSVLGFEEHEVCLADDGSVAHAELKLAGNLIMLGTVKDDPYGKSPKSLGGVTGGIYFGLESADAIDAGYARAKAAGAEIVRELNDTDYGSHDFAVRDPDGHIWSFGTYRPQAR, encoded by the coding sequence ATGAATACGACGAACGTTAGCACCGCACAGAGCATCTATCCGAGCGTCCGCTACATCGACGCCGTGGCCGCGATCGCGTGGCTCAAGTCGGTTTTGGGCTTCGAAGAGCACGAGGTCTGCCTCGCCGATGACGGAAGCGTCGCGCATGCCGAGTTGAAGCTCGCCGGCAATCTGATTATGCTCGGCACCGTCAAGGACGATCCGTACGGAAAGAGTCCCAAGAGCCTCGGCGGCGTCACCGGCGGCATCTACTTCGGCCTCGAGAGCGCAGACGCGATCGATGCAGGGTACGCCCGCGCGAAAGCCGCCGGCGCGGAGATCGTGCGCGAACTCAACGACACCGATTACGGCTCGCACGATTTTGCCGTGCGGGATCCCGACGGCCACATCTGGAGCTTCGGCACCTATCGGCCGCAAGCGAGGTAA
- a CDS encoding alpha/beta hydrolase translates to MDRRTFTTTMLAGAASTLTGLHGVARAAGGVRNVVLIHGLYADGSSWTDVISRLQSAGLRATAVQNRLVSFGDDVDAAKRVLAMQDGPTVLVAHSYGGMVLTEAGVAPNVTALVYVAARAPDAGENYPALAKRFPAAPAGAGLVTFQGFSQLNEDAFLNDFANGVDPARARLLYAVQASNAAALPTTAMTTVAAWRSKPSWYAVSKQDRTINPDLERYMAGRMKATTIEVDAGHLSLVSHPQEISNLILQAAGQ, encoded by the coding sequence ATGGACAGGCGCACTTTTACGACCACGATGCTCGCTGGAGCGGCGAGCACGCTGACCGGTCTGCACGGGGTCGCCCGGGCTGCAGGCGGGGTTCGCAACGTCGTGCTGATTCACGGGCTGTATGCCGACGGATCCTCCTGGACCGACGTCATCTCGCGTTTACAATCCGCCGGCCTGCGGGCGACCGCCGTGCAGAATCGTCTGGTATCGTTCGGCGATGACGTCGATGCAGCGAAGCGGGTACTCGCGATGCAAGACGGCCCGACGGTTCTCGTGGCACATTCCTACGGCGGAATGGTCTTGACGGAGGCCGGCGTCGCGCCGAACGTTACCGCGCTGGTCTACGTGGCGGCCCGCGCACCCGACGCCGGCGAAAACTATCCAGCACTCGCAAAGCGATTTCCTGCGGCTCCCGCCGGCGCCGGGCTCGTGACGTTTCAAGGATTCTCGCAATTGAACGAGGACGCGTTTTTGAACGACTTCGCAAATGGCGTCGACCCTGCGCGGGCGCGCCTCCTATATGCCGTTCAAGCCTCGAACGCGGCGGCGCTCCCCACGACGGCGATGACGACGGTTGCGGCCTGGCGCTCAAAACCATCTTGGTACGCCGTCTCAAAACAGGATCGCACGATCAATCCCGATTTGGAACGCTATATGGCGGGGCGCATGAAAGCGACGACCATCGAAGTCGACGCGGGCCATCTCTCGCTCGTCAGCCATCCGCAAGAGATCTCGAATCTCATCCTCCAGGCCGCGGGCCAGTGA